AGGGAGAAAAACTTGCtaaaaatataagtataataattttgtggacagataaaatgaaaaataaattatgggAAGGAGGATCATAGTCATTTAAATCGCAAAGTTTGATAAATTTTGATCTATTCAATAAGGTTTGAACAGTGATTGTAAAATCATGAAAGACGGTTAAATTTTAGCTTGtccttaattttaaaaaaattataataaatcatgaagtttacaATTTTTTTCGATTATCTCATCTAGTCCATTTCCGGCGTAATACATTATGATACACCAATTGATTTATAAACACGCCACCATGAGTAGTGAAATAGGGAAATCActacttaaatgcataactagataatacgaatttagttcactataatagtgatttagttcactatacgAAAGAGTGAACCAAAATGTCATTACACTGAACTAAATCTTTCACGGAataaatacttcactataatgttgttttggttcgctccttgtttTCAAATGCATATTGTGAATTAAAAGGTCCATATAGTAAACTAGATCATTTTGATCTAAgtgaatactccctccgtcccaagctactcgcacttatttcctttttgggcgtctcaagttacttgcactctttccatttttagtaaaaattttcacctacagccgtcattttttactttcctatacactcattccttaatctccgtgccgaaaaggaaaggagcgagtagctcgggacggagggagtattagttataTATACTTTGATTATCTCCTATTTGTCAATGAAGCTGATCGTATCCTCTTGggattaactaattaattttagTTAGTATATGCTGTCATGCACCACGTGCATCTAAATACTTATATATTCACACAATTATCAACGTTTATTGCATTccaaattaaatatttcattctCCACATTGGCTGGGCTAAATATGTAAATCTCGAGGAATAATTAAACTACtaaatggtactccctccgtccgcgaataagagtcccgtttttccattttagtccgtccgcgaataagagtcccggttcacttttacgcgaataagagtcccgtttttccattttagtccgtccgcgaataagagtcccggttcacttttacaataaatggtattagggtcccaccttccactaactcattccactcatatttaatttaaaactaatatataagtgggacccatattccactaacttttttccactcacttttattaacatttcttaaaacccgtgccgcccatgaatgggactcctaatggtggacggagggagtaaaacttATACACTACTTTGAGAGAGGAAGATCAGTTTAGTGGCAATTATCGACACAGAAATAAGATAAAAAGAGATCATCACTTTATGCATTTCGTTTTACTGTATCTGTCTGTGTGCAATTCTTTGACTATGTAAACAGAAATAagataaaaaagagaaaattcaTAGAAGAGTTAAGAAAACCTTAAATTAAGGTCCTTTTCTCAAATGTCACTTTCATAGTGTCATTGCAGACCTTATTACATTGAAATGGAAAGGCACAATAAACTAGTGTCATTTATTGAGATAGATAGATCAGACCAGGCTGAATCGACACATTGTGCAAGAACAAGAAAAAGGAAGATGATCAACACTCTTCGACGAGGTCGATCGTAGCCGTACACAGTGAAGAACGGGAAAACGTCTCAGGTTGGATGAAGCCGgggatgaagaagaagacgCGAGTTAAATTAACCGGTGTTCTGTAGTCCAGCAGCAATACCCTTCATGGTTAAGATGAGGGTGTCTTCGAGCCCTGGGGCGTAGTCGCTCGTTGGGTTCAGCTTGACGAGCTCGTCAGCAGGTTTGGATTCCATGTACTCCTTCGAGATATGCGGCCTCAGCTTCACATGGTAGTGTGGGTCGCGGATTCGCTTCAGTGTATACGCCTGGGTCACATTCAGCGTTGTGATGTAGGAGTCACGGAGACGAAGCCGTTGCTTCAGGTGCAGGTCGCCTTCGAGAAGATCCTTGTGCCCGGCAATCTGTCAAGAAACAAGGAAATTGATCAGATCTCAACATAAATTGAAAATGTTGTGGAAATCAAATCAGTATTAGATAGTTCACCTGGAGCAGAAGAGTCTGTGTTTGCTCGTAGTCGGACCTCAGTCGCTCACCAAACGACCAGAGGTCTTCAGAGACGAGGAGTTTGTCGTACAAGGCAGCAATGCCGGGGTCTCCCTTGGCGAACACCATTTCAACCAAGTCGATTTGGACTCTGAAGAAGGGCCATTTGTTGTACATGTCTTGCAGCATTTTGAGGCTTCGTATGTCCTTCTCTATGGCGTGTTTGAATCCTGCTCCGAAGCCTAGCCAGACGGGAAGATGGAATCTGGTCTGAGTCCATGCGAAAATCCAAGGAATGGCTCTCAGTGATTCGATCCCTCCACTCGGCTTCCTCTTGGATGGACGACTACCAATGTTCATTCGACCATACTCAAGCTCCGGTGTTGCCTAAAACAGTTCATAAATACCGTTATATTCACAAGTGGTATACCGTATACTGAATTATAACGTTTTGTGGACACTTACCAGGCGAAAGTATTCTACAAAACGAGGCTCCTGGAAGACGATCGACCTGTACTTCTCAGTAGCAATGATGGCAATCTCATCCAGAAGCGTCCGCCATTCTGGCTTGGGGGAGACAGGGGGACGCATACCATGTTCCAACGTGGCAGCAGTGAAACGCTGGAGTGTTCTGAAGCACAAGTGCTCCTCGCCAAACGATTGCTCGATGACTTCTCCTTGAACTGTGACACGAAGAGATCCGTTGATCGTGTCTGGTGGTTGGGACAAAATAGCAAGGTGAGTAGGGCCGCCTCCTCTGCCCACAGTCCCACCTCGCCCATGGAACATCGTCAATTTCACTCCGTATTTCTTTGCAACTTCAACAAGCTGCTCCTGAGCCTTGTACAGCTGCCAGGCGGCTGACAAACGACCGGCGTCTTTACCAGAGTCGGAATACCCAATCATGACTTCTTGCTTGCCGTTGATTCTGTTTTTGTACCAATCAATCGAGAAAAGGCGTGCGACAGCAGCTGGTGCGGCTTCAAGATCATCCAGTTTCTCAAAAAGTGGGACAACTCTCAGAGGATTCTTCACGTGGCATTCGCGTTGCAGAAGCTCAACTGCAAGCACATCAGACGCTGCGGTTGCCATGGAGATAATGTAGGCACCGAAGCAATCAGATGGAAGTTCTGCCAAGACGTGAAACGTGTCTAAAACGTCAGCAATTTCTTCGGTTTTTGGTAAATCTGGACCAAAGAGGGGCCTTTTGCTTGCGAGCTCGGACAGCAACCATTCTTGCCGTTGTTCTTCTGACCACTCTCTGTATGAACCTATCTCCAAGTATTGAGTAATGGCATCAAGGACGTCGGTGTGCCTGTCTGATTCTTGCCTTATGTCGAGTTTCACCAGTGAGAGGCCAAAAGTGGAAACTTGCCTCAGAAAATCGAGAAGGCTACCATCAGCAATTGCTCGATCACCACTAGCACAAAGAGATCTGTAGCAGAGCTCAAGTGGCTCCAAGAACTGCAAAATGTTCATGCTAATTAAGTCAGTCTACACATTCTACGTATTAAGGATGATTCGAGTGGCATCGTGAAATTTTCTCAAATACCTGGTCAATGTTGGTGTAAGTTGCCTCTTCTGGGATCTCAGACATTCCTTGAGCGAGCAAATGACGTGAACGCTCACGTGTCTGGTAGAGCTTATCCCTTACTTCACCAAGAAGGACACGGTAGGGCTCGCTCGGGGGGATTGTTTTCCAGAACTCTGCACGACAAGGAATATAAAGAGTCCTAAATTTCATACAGCGCTAGGGATGGCGTCAAATGCCAAATGGCCACGGAAACCAATAGTTATATGAAAATCAAAATGCACTAGATGCCAGTTTCactcaaaatcaagaaaatagaTGGAATCATTCGTGTGAGTTGGTTGGCTACCTATGTAATGCTTGGCATCTCTTTTTGAAGAGGTGAGGAATTCATCAGCTCGACCACGAAGCTCGTCACTGCAACGCCACATGGACAACTGGAGAAAGATTGCAGAGTTAGAAGAAACAGGATCTTAAATTGTCTCAAGGCATAGCTCAACATAACCAAAGATTCTAGAGTTCTGCTGAATATCTACAATTATAGTAACCATATACCTCAAACATGAGGTCCTCGATTTGTGAATAGTACAAGTTCGCAGCCATCATTCTTGCCAGCAGGCAAACATCCCTAGTGACCTCCGGAGTTACTCTTGGGTTTCCTGCAAATCGTTAAATATATAGTTAAACATAGTGAGGGGAAAATAACATAATGCCCTGTTATGTACAGTTAAATTTCatcaaatcaagaagaaaacatAAAGCAATAATTTGGAGCATCGGGGTTATACCATCACGGTCTCCACCCATCCAGGAGGAGAACTGAATCAGAGGAGCATTGTAAGGAACACGCTCATCGATCCCGATATTCTTCAGGGCTGTATCAACACGGCGCAAAAATTTTGGTACACCTTTCCAGATTGTTTCGTGGAAGTAACTCATCCCCGCCCTCATTTCATCTTGGGGAGTAGGGGGAGTCCTTCGGATCTCATCAGTTCGGAAAGCAGCTTGAATCTAGAAACATTTGGAAAGCACGTAAGCAATTTATACAACAATAGGCATTACGTAACATCATCACTTTTTCAAACTGCTCTCGAAAATTAAAGGCCTTGATAATTCACCTCTCTTTGTAAAGCCTCATCAAGCTCCTGTTTATCATCTGGAGTGATGTCTTTGGCATATAACTGAGCTAAGCAATTCCGAATCCTGAAAAAAAGACAGGTTAAGTCAATGAGAGTCAAAGAGAAGATTCATCCAGATCATGAGAAAAATGCAATTATTAGTCCAAAAGCACATAGCAATCAGCAGATCCAACCTTCCGTGCTTCTGAAGCAGCGACCTTCGCACAGACTGAGTAGGATGAGCGGTGAAGACCAGATCCACAGTTTGATTCTTCAACGCGTCGAAAACTTCCTGAGGAGACTTCTTCAAGTCAACCACAAGTCTCTTGAGAGTCTCTTCGATGTCGGACTCAGTGGTGGCAGAGTTCTCGTCGGTGTAatcccccttcttcttcttgttccgCCTGCGGTAAGCAATCTGGACCTCCTCGGCCAAGTTGGCCAAGCTAAGCATGTGAGAGAAGGCCTTCGCCACAACAATCGAATCGCCCGGATCCAAACTTGTCAGCACATTCCCAAGCTCCTCCAGCTTCTTCGGATCACGCTTGTTCTCGTACTCGGCTGAAAGCTCATAGCACTCTTGCACCTACAGTGATGGAAGAGATACATGTTTCAATTCACTCCATCAAACCAAAACACTCTTAACAAGTTCATACTATTCCCAAATCACAAAAGAAAAAGTGGAATTGATAAATAAGCTTCTAGAAACTTCCAAGACCTGTGTTTACTCattgtcaaatcaaattcaATCACAACAAACCACtcttttcaaataaaaaatcctCAAATTCAAAACATCGATTATCAGAATAATCACAAAGCTCAATCTTCATAACATTTGTCGCATCAACAAACCAACAAAACACACAAGATCAGATTTTTACACTAAAAAAACACTCAATTTAGTCAAAACCGCCAAATCCAGATCTCCAAAACCAAATCGAGAACAAAACAAAGCCAAAAACATGGTGTTGTACCGTTTCCTTGAGATCCTCTCCATGCAAATCCTGAAGAATGTCGAGAAACCGATCCAGAAGCAGAGCGTCATACTCAACAAGCTTATCATCTTCAGAAACTTTCCCAGGAACCAAGAGACGCAGCTGGGCATCAATTGATGCCATCTTCTCCAGATTCCTCGTAGCCATCGCCGCCGATTCAACTCCCAACTCTATTAAAATACAGAGAGAGACAAAAAACGAAGTCAATTTGAGAAAacctagaaaaaaaattgatcgCTCAAATCACGGATTCAATCAATCAGCGTGAATGTAGCGTCAATGGAAGTTGCAAAAGGTGATCTTCATGCAAAATGTTTGACAATCGCAATCAAAATTGATCGATTTTACTAGTATTTATGTAGTATGATTGCGGATTTTTGTGCTGGTGTGATAGTGGAAATTGAAATTGAGGTGAGTAAGAGTCCATCACAGTGTACCTGAAGCTGGGATGGTATATTCTTGAGCAAGAAGGGGATCCAAAAGTGAGAGTGAGGAAGTGAGTGAGTGAGAGAGTGTGTGATTTAAGGACAAAAGATGCAGGGACAAGAGCAGTTATATATAGATACAAAATGATGCTTTTTTTGGTGGTGAATAAATAAATGGAGTACTTTTCTTGGACAAttcaaaacaattaaataaattactggaaaaaaaattatggaattttgttaaATTTGGTGAGTCCTGGGATTTTAAAAATCAGATAGAAATCATTAAATtggatttattattattttttgtaaaatcaGATAGATGTCATGAAATTGGATTAGTTATCAATTATTTTATGTGCAGTAGTATATGATATGAAAATTACGTGTGGATGTCATCGTTGTCATTGTTGATGTGTTAAATAATTGTCTATTCATAATGAAAACAATATTATTTGCTAGTAAATTACTTTCTCCGTCACTCATTAATTCACACCAATTTTTTCTTTTCGTCCGTCGCTGATTAATTGACACTCTTATTTACTATACTTTAATGGACTCGTATatcactaacttattccacttatattttattataaaattatatataaaagtagtacTTATGTTGCATGAACTTTTTTCACGTAcctttcactattttttttttataatttatgtcAAGTGAAACGGTGAGTGTTAATCAATTGAGACGGAGAAAGTATGAATTAATAAATTATCCATAGATGATGGAAacttattttaattgaaaaaatttaaGCTTATATTGTTTTAACtgattttcaattattttttgggACACAAGAAAAAGAATTCGGTGGGTTGTATTGTTTATATCCGTACACAGAGTTTCATGCAAATTTTGTAGATTTGGATCTTGATCTCTATCCGTTTCAAaactccattttttttatatatacataaatttaaataaaaaaattctattaaaaaaattactcctagTATATTAAATTGAGGAAAATTGTACAATTCAAAGCAAATGCAAATTATTCAATAAACATTTGTTTCCACAAATAGTAGTAGGTTACATATTCAGACTCTTGtgcaaatactaatatttagttTCTTGTATTGTCACAATTCGACTGATCACCATActgaataatattataaatacaaAACTAGGGAGTTTATAATCTAAAGTGTTTGGTTTAAATATAATGCACGATTTAGTTTTAATCTACACGAATTTCGATTTCGGAACTTTTTGTTCcatatcaattttaatttccattaggccacccgcacgcgggtggcccgtattccgtcactaagggacgagacggcggcgtgacgcgttgcagcgccccgtctcgcCCCCAGCCCGCTCAGCGttccgtctcgccacgcgccgagacgtctcgccacgctccggcgccatgcgtgacgctcACTCGCCGGCCctcgagtgggcatcgtcacgctggcgcaataaatcatttttttaaaaaaataaaaaataataaaaataaaaaacggtaatattaccgttatattaccgttttttcctttttccttttattttttttatggcaagacaacttggtattcctcctccaggtggcttcagtgcacctccaccctCCACCGCTTTCGGGAGATGATTTGccagcggagtagttttttttattttctataaaattgcattttaaattatgtaatttttatttttttaggattttaattatgtatttttttttatttttttgaattctaagttgtatttttattttgtgttgtaattttattttatttttaatgaagtatgtttttattaattgaatttgttggaaataaaaataaaaaatgaaattgaatgaatagtaatttaagggacggataagagatgaagggttgcaggttccgtcccttagttaagagatggagtaaaaaagtacagtggagccataaatagtaatttaagggacggttaatggacggataagtgacagcgttgcggatggtcTTAATTGCTCTTTTCGAATCGATATTTAAGTGAGATGTTTTCAATATTTTCTGTTCATTTCACTTTAATAATTTGACTGATTAAAGAATATGCCTTGGGAGATGCTTCAAGGATATTCTTCGTTGTCGACAGTTTAGATATGATATTAAGGGCTCAATTTCCACTTTGatttgtgagaacaactgatgtggggtatatagactaactGAGCTATCTCTCCTAataggctagtcttttgggatgcgTTCTCATGTTTGGTTTGTATCAATTGATGCTTTCATTCAGGGACGGATCTAGGAATTTATATGaagaggggcaaaaatatacgTAGATAATATTTAAGAGATTCAAGAGGGGCAATTAGtgagaaattaaaacaaatttattttataatgtataatttatgtatatgtgatgaaatttgaggtggggcatttgcccATGCTAACTATTAGCTGGATCCGTCCCTGCTTTCATTGAGATCCCAAACGGCTTGGAGTGGTTGCCGGGCAACGAACttgccgtgaccaacgagtgcgtTTGGGACCGCTCGGAGTGGTAACCCACGGAGTAGTGGTCAGACAAAGAATCCGctgtgaccaacgtggccgtgaccaacgagaacttaGAGTGGAggcccacggagtggtggcctggcaaagaaccagccgtgaccaacgtggtcGTGATCAACGAGGACGTTGACTCTTAAAGGAaggtcgaatgttacggactcaattcccacattaGTTATGTGAACAACTGATGTGAGGTATATAAACTAAATGGgttctctctcctaacagactAGTCTTTTGGAATGAGTTCTCCTAACTGTGTGGTCTGTATCATATAACTTTAACAATAAGAAGAAAATAGTGTTAACCTTTGGCATTGTTATGTACTAGGAATTCAAAGTCAATTTTGTCTTAactttgaaataaaaatattattccatatatatgcatttattcttataataaaagtaaataatgtacatgcATATATAAATTTAGGAAGAGTAGATTACTTTTAGTTTGTCATgcactttttaaaatttgactGATAAATTATGGAATTAAATCAAGCTGAAAAGGAAACTAAAGGGGAAAATACATATAGATCGAATCACTTTCAATGAGGATTGCAAACTCTATCTTGttgataaaattaaatttattaaccGAAAGACAAAAAAGTAAATTTTACAGTTATATATCATAAAATCTATATATTCCTTgttattatatataattaattgttACCTATAAAAAATATAGAATCTCGTAAATACAAATATACGGAATTATATACTTTTACTCCCCCGCaccaaaagaatatgcacttcgGGTTcggcatgaattttaatgcaaaattggtaaagtaagagagtggtagagagaaaaaacaactaaagtattattagtgtaGAATGAGTCTCACTTCCAAGAAAAAGAAgtataaaaattagaaaatgcatattcttgtggaacggactaaaaatgaaagagtgcatattcttattgGATGGGGAAGTATTTTCGTTGTGAACCGAATAATCTTGTGTTTAAAAATAAGTGCAACATCTTAATTTTGGTAAATGAGAATTACAAGTATATATAAATGTGATATAATATGTACTCCATATGATTTATTAATTGTTTCATCCAGACCCCTATATATTTGTCATGGCTGAGAATTAAAGGATTACTTTGATTTGTGCTAGTTTTGGTTTCTTGTTTCTGTAATACAGTAAATTTTAGTAGAACGCATACTAACATTATATTTtgttgttatttatattttgaattgtttatgTATAACTACACTGATCACTCACTATCTATTTGTCAGATCATTTTGTTGTGTATAAAAGAACCCATTATATATGTAAACAACCGTACAAATATATATGCACAAATGTGTCCACTAAATGCTACCTAGATTCTTTGCTATTGGGTAATTGGAAGAACTATATTAGttaaaataatacaaataaattgattaaaaaatagaatatcCAATTTAGTGTATACCTTTATTCCCTAGTGGGACTGTCCTTTCTTTTCCGCTCGagtcattaattttttaataattttcataTTTCGTAAAGACTAAGATTAAAAccttttttcttacttttaaaaaagtactagctaataaaataaaaacacgaTGCATAATCCGTAATTTACAAGTTGAATTGATTACCTCCTCAAAGTTTGTCACTAGGGTCTCATTTATTCCTTTTAggaggaaaataaaaatttaattataggtatgttaattaaaatatttaattatttgaagtaaGATGCTAATAAATTGATTATAATCGTGCAATCATCACATAATACATGATGAAGGGAATATATCCCTCCTAgcataaggccatccgcaatgggcggacgatggcacgcccgatggcgcgcatcgtccgcgccatcgatcgtccgcgcccattgcggatacggacgataggtcgcggacgatcgtcgcggccgatactaagggcgcggaggatggcgcgcccgatgcctatcgtccgcgccatcgtccgccccattgtggcgtacacggacgatggctgcggacgataggcatcgggcgcgccatcgtcctccccattgtggcgtacacggacgataggtcgcggacgatggcacgcggtttggttgtttaataaatagagttcattcgttttacatttcaaggtggaattctgcacactagtgcgccaaagaggatgaagaccaccgaagttggtggttacacgagcagcggcagcggcaatcaaccggttgacctcaaccggttgTACGTGGACGACAgcggttccggcacaccgatgtcctcccgacgtcctcccggcgtcaaggctgcgaaggccaaagggaaggcggccgcgacctcatcctcgaccgctgcaaccccacCTCCGCTCCCGGAAATGCTCCCGCCCCAGGCAGCCGAAGTGTATTCGTCGTTGGcgacagcgtcgatggcgaggacgttgttggagacgcacaaggccctcaagaagtgtaccgaccccgacgaagccgaataccggcattgatagatgaactgcgtcggaagttgggaattgcaccgacttagtttttttttttgtaagttgaacggtgtaacttctttttttattaatgtgtccccgtttgttatttcgacctttttatttactcgttattaattgttagttgaaaacatttaaatcaattaaacaaataaataaaatgatgatgtggcgcgccatagggcgcgccttagggcgcgccttagggcgccccactgcaggtggggaggtaggaggataaaactgctgacgtggc
This DNA window, taken from Salvia splendens isolate huo1 chromosome 18, SspV2, whole genome shotgun sequence, encodes the following:
- the LOC121777107 gene encoding phosphoenolpyruvate carboxylase-like, which produces MATRNLEKMASIDAQLRLLVPGKVSEDDKLVEYDALLLDRFLDILQDLHGEDLKETVQECYELSAEYENKRDPKKLEELGNVLTSLDPGDSIVVAKAFSHMLSLANLAEEVQIAYRRRNKKKKGDYTDENSATTESDIEETLKRLVVDLKKSPQEVFDALKNQTVDLVFTAHPTQSVRRSLLQKHGRIRNCLAQLYAKDITPDDKQELDEALQREIQAAFRTDEIRRTPPTPQDEMRAGMSYFHETIWKGVPKFLRRVDTALKNIGIDERVPYNAPLIQFSSWMGGDRDGNPRVTPEVTRDVCLLARMMAANLYYSQIEDLMFELSMWRCSDELRGRADEFLTSSKRDAKHYIEFWKTIPPSEPYRVLLGEVRDKLYQTRERSRHLLAQGMSEIPEEATYTNIDQFLEPLELCYRSLCASGDRAIADGSLLDFLRQVSTFGLSLVKLDIRQESDRHTDVLDAITQYLEIGSYREWSEEQRQEWLLSELASKRPLFGPDLPKTEEIADVLDTFHVLAELPSDCFGAYIISMATAASDVLAVELLQRECHVKNPLRVVPLFEKLDDLEAAPAAVARLFSIDWYKNRINGKQEVMIGYSDSGKDAGRLSAAWQLYKAQEQLVEVAKKYGVKLTMFHGRGGTVGRGGGPTHLAILSQPPDTINGSLRVTVQGEVIEQSFGEEHLCFRTLQRFTAATLEHGMRPPVSPKPEWRTLLDEIAIIATEKYRSIVFQEPRFVEYFRLATPELEYGRMNIGSRPSKRKPSGGIESLRAIPWIFAWTQTRFHLPVWLGFGAGFKHAIEKDIRSLKMLQDMYNKWPFFRVQIDLVEMVFAKGDPGIAALYDKLLVSEDLWSFGERLRSDYEQTQTLLLQIAGHKDLLEGDLHLKQRLRLRDSYITTLNVTQAYTLKRIRDPHYHVKLRPHISKEYMESKPADELVKLNPTSDYAPGLEDTLILTMKGIAAGLQNTG